In the Haloferula helveola genome, one interval contains:
- a CDS encoding right-handed parallel beta-helix repeat-containing protein produces MKIPTRRRLVPLVLALFLVRPATAIEILIDTDLLTVTSGGVAYDFGGNLLPPDVLPDGTARFIIAGDLTLNAGDVLRGVGSVPAVIIVGNDFEMMPADGGTPAALIDFSAISGQPGAGGGGATLGGSGGRPGMGGDGGDGGGRGRRGSGGIIYSPNTPVPLSITTPGVPSGSGGAGGNGGPGRAGGTGNPGRSGQPGFGNLPSSVGSGGIRTSAGQTIVGNADGGDGGETADYVVPVFFSNSDLRDLFNPGFGSESSFRQEFYDGRAGGDADDGVDQPLPDPVAQKSAYGNSGSGAENLGEFWVLSGGSSGGSGSGGAGGPGGGGGGGGGGGGGGQGEFAEPFPTSLLDISAAALDAGFAYIIENVVDSYLKKKGFSAALNIFKIPTVDVGATGAKGGAGGDGEKGSSGGRGGLGGVGGTGGGALRIEAMGRIILHGVTDVSGEDGYPGLDGLAGVAAGTDFDNGSAGGSRIISLGMSTILSPFGAIATLIDGPASGRGGHGGAGGKAGAGSTGFPGGEGGGGSGGTVIFKGSTIAGSGEVVLLGGSSEHVDPQLRGGDGRLFLATNLEPADTPIATALAGTSLVTTQSGFLAGATQSGSTAPNPFIAGSPATPNIVGLVGGAESFGMTGESALLVQALGDTLVSQTPAEAVIGAARLDVGPAPFDDDYDDHDLILVFNPRTSILTETRFGVSPQVLDAGTGEPVPDPLLVGLSDGLAPFHSHPVTLGGFANDPLFGGGGDQETSLLNGYDVYAFLVPEDTTTSGLNFSMYAESGGLPFSIEIDKIVNGQLVFATFNPDIPVYDSEWVGPSTGGPDGFWNVASNWSTTLDGSPVPDVVPNNDAAQAFNVGINYSTAQVSQDTVITIDRLGIGDDNGLAILDNQVLVIEKFNVRPNAGVIDNAGSITLNSTGNPTSLRFSGSGMLLTGGGILSTTLDPNNLIAGIRSSDTLIHDTPHTISASGGLGGDRLGIMNLGTIRGLTGSLGIIQSLVIDPIGNAASASPGFVNSGVLLPVPDSGTIRPATDFSEIRLFDGYFRNEVADGIDFERSAPSTTSQTITLEDARLESTGESLALDRASFVLHITGESIIENLHLEPFSGYVIINDADLTLDQSIIEVGQQFGFPKALDIPAESVENNTTIRNSSVSGAVFDWYWDGLDPVATCGADPELELGFPEFTVPLDGPSVTLANTEIRGNYCHQRDLDVILYEYGLLPDLEGYSEYFDEFIEPHDLITLSATPENLILRGYLKNDGLIEFDAPPLASEVTVGIDGNVSVSGTGGWRAKGGLTPAGLRVPRFRFAGANPGITDRLQIGPDQDLYWPMMSPDGLLIDNEGLMVGVRSDYDHSPLAVPDPTAALADIREPVFMTNHGVLEPGSPFGGGTVDNTGGIVALGESGSYLENLTIAGGDIVQHHHKSLWTPNDFFTIEPYNLMAVAFNTEFRDTRISSPYAFDPALPFGDFISSPEIEGARGVAIFEASNFAKLNPSVLIDPVPLILNDVHISTHCVFPESELAGVMTVDPSVNLLFDRVEVREGFSFDLSSGQPNAIVVYNGLGGDSSGFVLPSGLPFYAGGSLGSDTLAIVNETDIRLFPTTGLNAPGLQTITLDAPGDATAPVGFVNNGTILAVDPFVPIEGDLTILPGHYDNTNGEIIIANNCDVTGALIEGGLIRRDPTSGAGYIGTSGATFRNVTLDVLEIYGDSILENCTLLNSDPSSYGYVPGGGITVLGDLTLEGSGSNLGFEFDSIPTVDDPTVDRVVIRPDTEVYLSASYSNTPINSLVNEGTLSGDFGYFTTPLVESGQTLALTTTVPAPDAPIGEVVTLAELGITEDLIVNGTSTIRNSGLINILEADIVEAVIDNTGGRIEGDTLRIGDSLISNVGGTVSAFEIQLYNAIIYGGAIGGNILVEANGAGLEFGRESITTFQDLTFDNVDLINEGAFIFCSGTIADDPASVPSYIENLGEVSIAGTSSIVSIGGFLNHDTLSLNGGTLSVLTEVTHEADSLVQGTGTIDFPTGTAAVRGEISPGFSAGQIDFTGDLDFDPTTDILIEIGGTAPGSEFDQINEAGTLPLELDGTLYVTLIDGFSPSPAETFPIITSNEPITGSFGNRQSGGRISIPGVGSFRIDYGVGSPFDPNQVVLSDFSTAPGNDIHFVDLDATTGLNDGTSWTDAFVDLTSALAISQPGDEIWVSEGIYTPAVGSYVLKRQVSMFGGFVGSEALRSEANTDPATNNTVLSGNDTIDILLRTSGPGQATRIEGFTVTAANVTGIVCGENSRASIRNCLFTVTNSTGLSADDSSPTVDSCTFLGNTLGAVFNSASPIISRCLFSGNTARAVSAVDSDPRVFDTTFDGNTATFYGGAVEHRGEGSAEFYRCLFTANSTRVRGGAVRVLTLLNRPTKAVASFVDCEFRGNESKFLYAPPLPGDPGNGGAILSDGGDVVLTGCLFSGNLADGDEGLGGAIHCDGGTLTVTNSTITGNRSIGAGGGIYAIDCSPVITNTIVWNNSAAGATDTVSASVSSSGLFSFSHSLIANLDLSSTGTGNLDGADFRNDPMFRLNASPSAAPSQSGDLHLSLYSAAVNAGDNSASTAVTDLDGSPRFVNAVDLGAYEFQPSLPEQNVYSGSLLVTQLGPGNTAAEVFVETSLSSSPGVLVNEPFCNRGDHYPVLPFGAQTATDGIMLSCARQNLRNNDGTAYPGFSTTSVQGGEYFISSFHPINSEHNVDLAFAWFPFDSWLGAITFNSVNGGPSTSFRLSPGLSFGTGTSANLRELGGGVYTVDLRSVDATATPDNGILLVNHAKNEDNFALSRANGNGTFTIYIHDDQVQGAAYEQDPVSFVYVPLSAVGNTELVAAGRVYDDGGGVPQSDVSAGTYSITKGGTGRWYLTIDGHDDSSGTLLVSPEGGGVNNVDNLVSYEWDAANARWVIESRDLPNSPYPLQNGGTGENMFSFAFFAREPVSVSTNFAGLFPGLDPLDDDNGNGFSNFDDYAGGFDPTLPTGTANLPTLQLAGGQLTLTHTLRSPGEDIGLLYKRTPDLENYFPLVEGLDYQILSLTPVVPGRNEVLIELFFDTSTDPRMFYVREFFENP; encoded by the coding sequence ATGAAGATCCCAACCCGCCGCCGCCTTGTCCCGCTCGTCCTTGCCTTGTTCCTGGTCCGCCCTGCGACCGCGATCGAGATCCTGATCGACACCGATTTGCTGACCGTCACCTCGGGAGGGGTCGCGTATGACTTCGGCGGCAACCTGCTGCCCCCGGATGTGCTCCCGGACGGCACGGCGCGGTTCATCATCGCGGGAGATCTTACCCTGAATGCCGGGGATGTGCTTCGGGGAGTCGGGAGTGTCCCTGCGGTGATCATTGTCGGAAATGATTTCGAGATGATGCCCGCAGACGGTGGCACGCCCGCAGCCTTGATCGACTTCTCGGCCATTTCCGGCCAACCCGGAGCCGGAGGAGGCGGGGCGACATTGGGCGGCTCGGGTGGACGCCCCGGCATGGGTGGAGACGGAGGTGATGGAGGCGGCCGGGGAAGGCGTGGGTCTGGCGGGATCATTTACAGCCCGAACACCCCGGTCCCCCTCTCCATTACCACTCCCGGAGTGCCATCCGGGTCCGGTGGAGCCGGTGGCAATGGCGGTCCCGGTCGGGCCGGTGGCACCGGGAATCCGGGTCGGAGCGGTCAGCCCGGATTTGGAAACCTGCCTTCTTCTGTCGGGTCAGGAGGAATTCGGACTTCAGCGGGTCAGACGATTGTTGGGAACGCCGACGGTGGCGATGGTGGCGAAACGGCCGACTACGTCGTGCCGGTCTTCTTCAGCAATTCGGACCTCCGGGATCTCTTCAATCCCGGGTTCGGTTCAGAGAGTTCGTTCCGCCAGGAGTTCTATGACGGACGTGCCGGAGGGGACGCCGATGACGGAGTCGATCAACCCCTTCCCGACCCGGTTGCCCAGAAATCTGCGTACGGCAACTCTGGTAGCGGGGCCGAGAACCTCGGTGAGTTCTGGGTCCTCAGCGGAGGCAGCTCCGGCGGCAGTGGCAGTGGTGGTGCCGGCGGTCCCGGTGGTGGCGGCGGCGGAGGTGGTGGCGGTGGTGGCGGAGGCCAAGGCGAGTTCGCCGAGCCCTTCCCCACCAGTCTGCTCGATATCAGCGCGGCGGCTCTCGATGCAGGGTTCGCCTACATCATCGAGAATGTCGTCGATTCCTACCTCAAGAAGAAGGGTTTCAGCGCGGCCCTCAACATCTTCAAAATCCCGACCGTGGATGTCGGCGCAACCGGTGCCAAAGGGGGTGCAGGGGGCGATGGCGAGAAGGGAAGCAGCGGCGGCCGTGGAGGTCTTGGCGGAGTCGGTGGAACCGGTGGTGGCGCGCTCCGCATCGAAGCGATGGGCCGCATTATCCTGCATGGCGTGACCGACGTTTCCGGCGAAGATGGCTACCCCGGTCTCGACGGCTTGGCGGGCGTGGCCGCTGGAACCGATTTCGACAACGGCTCGGCAGGTGGCAGCCGGATCATCAGTCTTGGGATGTCCACCATTCTCTCGCCCTTCGGTGCTATTGCCACGCTGATCGATGGGCCCGCCTCCGGACGGGGCGGTCATGGCGGCGCGGGAGGAAAGGCTGGCGCCGGATCCACTGGCTTTCCCGGTGGCGAAGGTGGCGGTGGCTCCGGCGGAACGGTCATCTTCAAAGGCAGCACGATCGCCGGCAGTGGCGAGGTGGTCCTGCTCGGTGGCAGCTCCGAGCATGTGGATCCGCAGCTACGCGGAGGCGATGGCCGACTGTTCCTCGCCACCAACCTTGAACCCGCCGACACCCCGATTGCCACCGCTTTGGCCGGGACGAGCTTGGTCACGACCCAGTCGGGTTTCCTTGCCGGTGCGACCCAGTCAGGCAGCACCGCTCCGAATCCGTTCATTGCAGGCTCACCGGCGACGCCGAACATCGTCGGCTTGGTTGGAGGCGCGGAGTCATTCGGAATGACGGGCGAATCCGCGCTGCTTGTGCAAGCGCTAGGAGACACCTTGGTATCCCAGACCCCTGCAGAGGCCGTGATTGGCGCGGCCCGGCTCGACGTCGGACCCGCACCCTTCGATGACGACTACGATGACCACGACCTCATTCTCGTGTTCAATCCGCGAACCTCGATTCTGACCGAGACGCGGTTCGGTGTCAGCCCGCAGGTCCTCGACGCCGGTACCGGAGAGCCGGTTCCCGATCCCCTTTTGGTCGGTCTCAGCGACGGTCTCGCTCCCTTTCACAGTCACCCGGTGACCCTCGGTGGCTTCGCCAACGATCCGCTGTTTGGCGGTGGCGGCGATCAGGAAACCTCCCTCCTCAACGGTTACGATGTCTATGCCTTCCTTGTCCCGGAAGATACCACGACCAGCGGCCTCAACTTCTCGATGTATGCGGAGAGTGGCGGGCTGCCGTTCAGCATCGAGATCGACAAGATCGTCAACGGCCAGTTGGTCTTCGCCACTTTCAATCCGGACATCCCGGTCTATGACTCCGAGTGGGTCGGTCCGTCCACGGGCGGTCCTGACGGTTTCTGGAACGTCGCTTCGAACTGGTCAACGACCCTCGACGGTTCTCCTGTCCCGGACGTCGTTCCGAACAACGACGCGGCGCAGGCCTTCAACGTCGGCATCAACTACTCCACCGCGCAAGTCAGCCAGGACACGGTGATTACCATCGACCGGCTGGGCATCGGCGACGACAACGGACTCGCGATCCTCGACAACCAGGTGCTGGTCATCGAAAAGTTCAACGTTCGTCCCAATGCGGGGGTCATCGATAATGCCGGCAGCATCACGCTGAACTCGACGGGCAATCCGACCTCACTGCGATTCAGCGGCAGCGGAATGCTTTTGACCGGAGGCGGGATCTTGAGCACCACGCTCGATCCGAACAACCTGATAGCCGGCATCCGGAGCAGCGACACCCTGATCCACGACACGCCGCATACGATCAGCGCGAGCGGCGGCCTCGGAGGGGATAGGCTCGGGATCATGAACCTCGGCACTATCAGGGGTTTGACCGGGAGTCTCGGCATCATCCAGAGCCTCGTCATCGACCCGATCGGAAATGCTGCCAGCGCCTCGCCGGGATTCGTCAACAGCGGCGTCCTGCTGCCGGTGCCGGATTCCGGAACGATCCGGCCCGCGACCGATTTCAGTGAGATCCGGCTCTTCGACGGCTACTTCAGAAACGAGGTTGCGGACGGGATCGACTTTGAGCGAAGCGCCCCCTCCACGACCTCCCAGACCATCACGCTGGAGGACGCGAGACTTGAAAGCACCGGTGAGTCGCTCGCGCTCGACCGCGCGAGCTTCGTCCTGCACATCACGGGCGAGAGCATCATCGAGAATCTTCACCTCGAACCCTTCAGTGGCTATGTGATCATCAACGATGCCGATCTGACGCTCGACCAGAGCATCATCGAAGTCGGTCAGCAGTTCGGTTTCCCCAAAGCCCTCGATATCCCCGCGGAGTCCGTCGAAAACAACACGACGATCCGCAATAGCTCGGTGAGCGGAGCGGTCTTCGACTGGTACTGGGACGGGCTCGATCCGGTCGCGACCTGTGGTGCCGATCCGGAACTTGAGTTGGGTTTCCCGGAGTTCACTGTGCCTCTCGACGGACCATCGGTGACACTGGCAAATACCGAGATCCGGGGCAACTACTGCCACCAGCGTGACCTCGATGTCATCCTCTATGAATACGGTCTCCTCCCGGACCTCGAGGGTTACAGCGAGTACTTCGATGAGTTCATCGAGCCTCACGATCTCATCACCTTGTCAGCAACTCCCGAAAATCTGATCCTGCGAGGCTACCTCAAGAATGACGGACTGATTGAGTTCGACGCTCCGCCGCTGGCAAGCGAGGTCACGGTAGGCATCGACGGCAATGTGTCCGTCAGCGGAACCGGCGGCTGGAGGGCCAAGGGGGGGCTCACACCCGCCGGGCTTCGGGTCCCCCGCTTTCGATTCGCGGGCGCCAATCCCGGCATCACTGACCGGCTGCAAATCGGCCCGGATCAGGATCTTTACTGGCCGATGATGTCGCCGGACGGACTGTTGATCGACAACGAGGGCCTCATGGTTGGTGTCCGATCGGACTACGACCACAGCCCGCTGGCCGTGCCCGACCCGACGGCGGCTCTGGCGGATATCCGCGAGCCCGTGTTCATGACCAATCACGGCGTGCTGGAACCCGGCTCGCCCTTTGGCGGAGGCACCGTGGACAATACGGGCGGGATCGTCGCTCTCGGCGAAAGCGGAAGCTATCTGGAGAATCTCACCATCGCCGGTGGCGACATCGTGCAGCACCACCACAAGTCGCTCTGGACGCCGAACGACTTCTTCACGATCGAGCCCTACAACCTGATGGCGGTTGCCTTCAATACCGAGTTCAGGGACACGCGCATCTCGTCGCCCTACGCTTTCGATCCGGCGCTGCCCTTCGGTGACTTCATTTCCAGCCCGGAGATCGAGGGCGCGCGGGGTGTTGCGATCTTCGAAGCGAGTAACTTCGCAAAGCTGAACCCATCGGTTCTGATCGATCCGGTTCCCCTTATCCTCAACGATGTTCACATCTCGACTCACTGCGTTTTTCCGGAAAGCGAACTCGCCGGTGTCATGACGGTGGATCCATCGGTGAATCTGCTCTTCGACCGAGTTGAAGTCAGGGAAGGATTCTCGTTCGACCTCTCCAGCGGTCAACCGAATGCGATCGTGGTCTACAACGGACTCGGTGGAGATTCCTCGGGCTTCGTTCTACCGTCCGGGCTCCCCTTCTATGCCGGTGGGAGTCTCGGAAGCGATACGCTGGCTATCGTCAACGAGACCGACATCCGGCTGTTTCCGACGACCGGACTCAATGCCCCCGGTCTGCAGACCATCACGCTGGACGCACCGGGCGATGCGACCGCGCCGGTCGGCTTCGTCAACAACGGCACCATCCTCGCCGTGGATCCCTTTGTTCCGATTGAGGGCGACCTCACGATCCTTCCCGGTCATTACGACAACACCAACGGCGAGATCATCATCGCCAACAACTGCGACGTCACCGGGGCGCTGATCGAAGGCGGTCTGATCCGCCGGGACCCGACATCTGGCGCAGGCTACATCGGCACGAGCGGGGCGACCTTCCGGAATGTGACGCTGGATGTGCTTGAGATCTACGGCGATTCGATCCTTGAGAACTGCACCCTGCTCAACTCGGATCCCTCGAGTTATGGCTATGTCCCGGGAGGAGGCATCACTGTTCTGGGGGACCTTACGCTTGAGGGCTCCGGTTCCAATCTCGGGTTCGAGTTCGATTCGATCCCGACCGTCGACGATCCGACGGTCGACCGTGTCGTGATCCGACCCGATACCGAGGTCTATCTCAGTGCCTCGTACTCCAACACTCCGATCAACAGCCTTGTGAACGAAGGCACGCTCTCCGGCGATTTCGGATACTTCACGACTCCTCTGGTCGAGTCCGGTCAGACCCTCGCGCTGACCACAACCGTTCCCGCTCCCGACGCTCCGATTGGCGAGGTCGTGACCCTCGCGGAGTTGGGCATCACCGAGGACCTGATCGTGAATGGAACCAGCACGATCCGAAACTCCGGGTTGATCAATATCCTCGAGGCCGACATTGTCGAGGCGGTGATCGACAACACGGGCGGCCGCATCGAGGGAGACACGCTTCGCATCGGCGATTCCCTGATCAGCAATGTCGGCGGAACGGTCTCGGCCTTCGAAATTCAACTCTACAACGCAATCATCTACGGCGGCGCCATCGGTGGGAACATCCTCGTTGAGGCAAATGGCGCCGGGCTTGAGTTCGGGCGGGAGTCCATCACCACGTTTCAGGACCTCACCTTCGACAACGTTGACCTGATCAATGAGGGGGCCTTCATCTTCTGCTCGGGCACGATTGCCGATGATCCCGCCAGCGTTCCGTCCTACATTGAGAATCTCGGAGAGGTATCGATCGCCGGAACGAGTTCGATCGTCAGCATCGGCGGATTCCTGAACCACGACACGCTGAGTCTGAACGGAGGAACCCTGAGCGTGCTCACGGAGGTCACCCATGAGGCTGATTCCCTCGTGCAGGGCACTGGAACCATCGACTTTCCGACTGGAACGGCGGCGGTCCGTGGCGAGATCTCTCCCGGCTTCTCCGCGGGTCAGATCGACTTCACCGGTGACCTCGATTTCGATCCTACGACCGACATCCTGATCGAGATCGGCGGCACGGCGCCAGGGTCGGAGTTCGACCAAATCAACGAGGCGGGCACCCTTCCGCTCGAACTCGACGGAACGCTTTACGTCACCCTGATCGACGGCTTCTCACCCTCGCCCGCCGAGACATTTCCGATCATCACCTCCAACGAGCCGATCACCGGCAGCTTCGGCAATCGCCAGAGCGGCGGAAGGATCTCAATCCCCGGGGTGGGATCGTTCCGTATCGATTACGGCGTCGGAAGCCCGTTCGATCCGAATCAGGTGGTGCTGAGCGATTTCTCGACCGCGCCGGGGAATGACATCCACTTCGTCGATCTCGATGCAACCACCGGTTTGAACGACGGAACTTCCTGGACCGACGCGTTCGTCGACCTGACGAGTGCACTCGCCATCAGTCAACCCGGTGACGAGATCTGGGTGTCGGAAGGAATCTACACGCCCGCCGTCGGCTCCTACGTCCTGAAGCGCCAGGTCTCGATGTTCGGCGGCTTTGTGGGCAGCGAGGCGTTGCGCTCCGAGGCCAACACCGACCCCGCCACGAACAACACCGTGCTCAGTGGCAATGACACCATCGACATTCTATTGAGAACAAGTGGCCCGGGCCAGGCAACGCGGATCGAGGGTTTCACGGTGACTGCTGCGAATGTCACCGGGATCGTCTGCGGCGAGAACTCCCGGGCGAGCATTCGGAACTGCCTGTTCACCGTCACCAACAGCACGGGCCTCAGCGCTGACGATTCTTCCCCTACCGTCGATTCCTGCACCTTCCTTGGAAACACGCTCGGAGCGGTTTTCAACAGTGCCTCCCCGATCATTTCGCGCTGCCTCTTCAGCGGCAATACCGCGCGGGCAGTGTCGGCAGTCGACTCGGACCCGCGGGTGTTCGACACCACCTTCGACGGGAACACCGCGACCTTCTATGGGGGTGCGGTCGAACATCGGGGAGAGGGCTCGGCCGAATTTTATCGCTGCTTGTTCACCGCCAACTCCACGAGGGTCCGTGGAGGCGCGGTGCGGGTGCTGACGTTGCTAAACCGCCCGACCAAGGCGGTCGCGAGCTTTGTCGATTGCGAGTTCCGGGGCAACGAGTCGAAGTTCTTGTACGCCCCACCGCTGCCCGGTGATCCCGGGAATGGAGGTGCGATCCTCAGCGATGGCGGCGATGTCGTTCTCACCGGTTGCCTCTTTTCAGGGAACCTTGCGGATGGCGACGAAGGCCTCGGCGGAGCGATCCACTGCGATGGCGGCACGCTTACCGTGACCAACTCCACGATTACCGGAAACCGCTCGATCGGAGCCGGCGGCGGCATCTATGCCATCGACTGTTCCCCGGTGATCACCAACACCATCGTTTGGAACAACTCAGCCGCCGGCGCCACGGATACGGTTTCGGCATCCGTCTCCAGTAGCGGTCTGTTCAGCTTTAGCCACAGCCTGATCGCGAATCTCGATCTCTCGTCAACCGGCACTGGCAATCTCGACGGAGCCGACTTCAGGAACGATCCGATGTTCCGGTTGAACGCCAGCCCATCCGCCGCTCCCAGTCAGTCTGGCGACTTGCACCTCTCGCTCTACTCCGCAGCGGTCAATGCGGGAGACAACTCGGCGAGCACAGCCGTTACCGATCTCGATGGCTCGCCGCGATTCGTCAATGCCGTGGATCTCGGAGCTTACGAGTTCCAACCCAGCCTTCCCGAGCAGAACGTCTACTCGGGTTCGCTGCTCGTGACGCAACTCGGTCCGGGCAACACGGCGGCGGAGGTCTTCGTTGAGACCTCGCTGTCGTCCTCGCCCGGTGTGTTGGTCAATGAGCCGTTCTGCAATAGGGGGGATCATTACCCCGTGCTGCCGTTCGGTGCACAGACCGCCACGGACGGGATCATGTTGTCCTGCGCGCGGCAGAACCTTCGCAACAACGATGGGACTGCGTATCCCGGTTTTTCGACAACGTCCGTCCAGGGCGGCGAGTATTTCATCTCGAGCTTCCACCCGATCAATTCCGAGCACAACGTCGACCTCGCCTTCGCATGGTTCCCTTTCGACTCTTGGCTCGGCGCCATCACATTCAACAGCGTCAACGGTGGACCTAGCACCTCCTTCCGCCTCTCCCCCGGTCTCAGCTTCGGCACCGGCACGAGTGCGAACCTGCGCGAACTCGGAGGCGGTGTTTACACGGTCGATCTCCGCTCCGTCGATGCGACCGCCACTCCGGACAATGGCATCCTTCTGGTCAACCACGCCAAGAATGAAGACAACTTCGCGCTGTCCCGCGCCAACGGCAACGGCACCTTCACGATCTACATCCACGACGATCAGGTGCAGGGGGCGGCCTACGAGCAGGACCCCGTCTCTTTCGTCTATGTTCCGCTCTCGGCAGTCGGCAACACCGAGCTCGTCGCTGCCGGCCGAGTTTACGACGACGGCGGCGGTGTGCCGCAATCGGATGTTTCGGCGGGCACTTACAGCATCACCAAGGGGGGCACCGGGCGCTGGTATCTGACGATCGATGGTCATGATGACTCCAGCGGCACGCTGTTGGTCAGTCCGGAAGGTGGTGGTGTGAACAATGTCGACAACCTCGTTTCCTACGAGTGGGACGCGGCAAACGCCCGCTGGGTGATCGAGTCAAGAGACCTCCCGAACAGTCCCTACCCCTTGCAGAACGGTGGGACGGGAGAGAATATGTTCAGCTTCGCGTTCTTCGCACGTGAGCCTGTTTCCGTATCCACGAATTTCGCCGGCTTGTTCCCCGGGCTCGATCCCTTGGACGACGACAATGGCAACGGTTTCTCGAACTTCGACGATTACGCCGGCGGCTTTGACCCGACCCTTCCCACCGGCACCGCTAATCTCCCGACCCTGCAGCTTGCCGGCGGCCAGTTGACACTGACACACA